Below is a genomic region from Vicia villosa cultivar HV-30 ecotype Madison, WI unplaced genomic scaffold, Vvil1.0 ctg.003275F_1_1, whole genome shotgun sequence.
tgacaAACAGTCAAGTAACAATCAGTTTACCTCAtggtatcaaaagatacatgggtgacttataaaacacaagagactctcaaaacctaagactctaagcttcccctaattttacaattgtaAAAGTCTTGATTACATTATGTTTAGGTATCCCTTTAAATACTACTTAGCAGCCCATGGGCTTCTAAATCTTCACCAAAATATTACTCGATCCATAAACTGAGAGCTGCACCACTTATACAGAAAATCTCCTTAAATCTTGGAACAAAATCTTAAGTTTTCTAAATTGTCTCAGTATCCAATTTTAAGAACTTATGTACAGTAGGATATAAAATAAATTGTtccagattaaatcttcttgacctgcgAAAATAATTGAGATATATCCAAAAGAAATAtgacaaatcaaataaaatctgtTACAAAACGATAATATCATTCACTTGATCAAACAACCCAACACCCTAAATGGCCACGGTTACAAAAGATGTGTaatgaatgaaataaataatGACTATACTACTTTATAACACTTTGCTATTTATAGAACTTCATTGAACAAACCAGTAGACAGAGGTCTTATACCACGCCCAATTTTCAAAAACCCTTTCAACAAATCAACGGGcggaaatattttttaattattattggtaATTTCTTTGCCCACCTCCCAATCTTCTAGGTCACCTCTTGTGAAAAACCacatatacccctgacttcggaaatgcatttccaaaatgtaagaaaaaggtattttcggagatgcatctccgaaagcgcctttttttttcaaaatttgtcttatttcggaaatgcatttccgaaaacagcatttcgaaagttcatttccgaaatactgcgcattttgcagatttagcaaaacagccccctcccccattcattttaccttaatcttcttccaaactcagccTCTCTTCAAAAATTTTgcaaaaagcaagtgtgaagtatcagagattgccaaaatcttcttccaatctcaacctaaatcatctcaaacactaattggtaagtttatcaattttattcaatttttagatccattattcatatctctattagggtgtttagaaattgcaaaaatcacattaagataggttggtactgatatttaggttgtttagaatgaatAAAAGTAGTAttgatttaggattttggggtctgccatggaagttgcagaaaacttcttcgcaggggtgtttcggaagttcatttccgaaaacacctccattcccagtttcggaaatgaacttccgaaatgtatcagaaatgcaatttttttagttttttctgttgtctcgcatattaatcgatttcaattgttttcaggaacatgtcaggcaaccatgCACGCATCAGAAAGGGTaaagagacccagactgcgtctgATAGACGCGAGcaggcggcgcagctggcgtcgacgcagggacgggggcagggtcggggacgtgtgcgagttcccgtgcagatggacgagggtacctctacatctggatcgaggagtcgtctggctcgggtatcttcttcccgccagcgagaggaggaggaggaggaggcagtgccataccacgagacggaggaggtaccagatgttgaccctccacacggggaggaggatgagcaggaggagggctacccgggagggcccagtgacacttccCCTCTActtacctaccacgagcacgtcgctcggcgtatctgggagggagaggtattttttataatttgcccaaCTATAttatttaactgtttataatttaTCCGTTTATTCagtattttcttaacggtctatttaacatacttttttatttgttttttttgtaacaggagagggagcctttgaaaatggtgaaccactcccgaaaggttttcagtctgtttaaaccaactactgagtggtttaacgacgcggcgagagcttcagggcttagtgggctctgcatgacggggtataccaccatcagccacggcatgcagggggcctttgtggagcggtggcacagagagacgtcttctttccacttaccggttggggagatgacgatcaccttgcatgatgtgcagtgtcttctccacctgccgatcaggggggcgctgttgcaccactcccggatccagaggatcgaagccagtgagtggatggcgctctatttgggtatggagcccgaagttgctgactatgagtgcatcacgacatctggggggcagctactctggcatacctatactagaagctgaatgaggcctccaactagaggacgaggcaattgatcggatcctgcacactacttacggtacgtttcattttaattgtttcgtatttatttatgattcgtatttatttttaatacattatcgtgtttgtgtttcagagctggatcatctcttacctCTCCCGCATCCACGGATTCCATATTGATCCTGAGTacgatgacgccatgcccagggctgctagatacgttctccaaagggggaacaatgcagtgggaccataccgtgggtacctcgaccgcacgatgcacgatgacgttacttagaggccattcagcgactacactcatgctgtcccctttgacggcatatctttatattctggctggttggcatgcgggaccagcaccatggtccggtatctccctgagcggtgcatgcgacagTTTGGGTATGTGCaaatgatacccaggtcaccttttgaggctgctcccgacacagtgacccgagtgcagctcactggcatatttgaggattgggagtgTCAtatggtaccggaggagtatcgttgcattcgggtcacccaagactggcacagtgtggatgggtacgtcacatggttctaccgggtgtcacatgctctgctgagacccgacgctcccggcgctcctaggccagcacacgaggagatcctagagaactagcaggccgaggatgaccacgccattgatctcctgcagatctgccagcggatagagatgcttgggcgggacgcgttggatcgaggtgtcgttcatcagagcggtccagaggcagtcgccgtgatggagatgatcgtcactaatGCGGGCCGTgtggcggcatacaggcggcagaggaggtcccagggagagagggttaggcatacccagtaggagtccgggtttttttttttttacagattttatctttcgcacactattactatttggatcggcttgtatatattatttggatttgatttatcatattagtattttctgtttatatgtcgcttattttatttggcgttttcctttaattaaaaatatgagtctgtttcgaaaaacataaaaaaaaacaaagtttctgcataattcggaagtgcatttccgaaaccccccaaaatctgaaaaaaggtattttcggaagtgcatctctgaaaacaccccccatttggtgttttcggagatgcacttccgaagtctgagaaaatttaaaaaaaaaaaatacttcggaaatgcatttccgaagcaagggtaaagtggggttttcgctgggggtgacccctagggaggtgggtaaagaaattttcttattattttattttttcaatattttactattatatataaaataatatcaatttataatttaatataaactaTTAAATAATATGGTATTGTTTGTATCAAATATTGAAAAAGTAGGGTGTATTAATTTTTTTGAGATTGGAGTATTTAGGAAATTAAGTTTGGAAAATGAGGCACTGCAAGATTTAAGTCTGCCTGGAAAATGAGGTACAACATATTGGCAAGCTATCAATAAGTAATTTGAATTGATTATCTAGACATGCcttgacaaattaaaataccaTACAAATATTTCTTATTAAATTTTTTGTAGTATTCACTTTGAGTCAAATAAGTTAAATAGTGTACACCACAGAGACACTAGAGTGTTTGTTTTCTCAAAACAATAAGATTATAGAATTTTCTTCACTCACTCAAAAAAAATAGTTTGCATACTTAAGCAAACATTAGAGGATCAATTATTCTCTTATGTGAGTTGTTATCATAAAACTATGTGTTAGGAAATGCGAAAGAGCATCAAAAGCATCATCTCTCAATGATGATTCATAACCACCAAGAGATCTTGACGCTATATGTTAGTCTCTCTTTCTACTTAACTATGAAAAGTAGGATTCTAAGACTAAGAATGGAGAAGAACAAGAAATTAAGTTGATCAATTCTTGATGTTGATTAGTAcagacaaaataaaacaacatttaAACCATGAtgcttttatttataatatagagAACAAAAGCACAATTTTTTTTCAGTTTTACATTCACATTCTTGTTTCCGCAATGACATTGTAAACAAAGGATTGAAATAAAGATTACAAGAATATAGATTCCATGCTTTGTAAACCTTATATATTTCTTATTTAGCATACTTCCTTAATAGCATTTTCTAATACGGAGGAGGAGTGTAAACTGGTGGCTGATACCCAACCGGTGACTTATAAATCGGAGGTTTCTCAACTGGTGGCTTGTATGTTGGAGGTTTCTCAACTGGTGGCTTGTAGACTGGAGGCTTTTCAACTGGAGGTCTGTACACATGAGGGTTTTTTACTGGTGGCTTGTAAACCGGAGGCTTCTCAACTGGTGGTTTGTATACTGGTGGCTTTTCTGTAGGTGGTTTGTAAACGGGAGGTTTTTCAACAGGAGGTTTGTAAACAGGAGGTTTTTCAACTGGTGGTTTATACACAGGTGGCTTCTCTACTGGTGGTTTGTAAACAGGAGACTTCTCAACAGGTGGTTTGTAGACGGGAGGTTTCTCTACTGGTGGCTTGTAGATTGGAGGTGTTTTTACGGGTGGTTGATAAATTGGAGGTGTCTCATAGTTGGCAAACCCATGAGGAATGACAAGAGCAAGAAGGAGTGACACTAGGAAGGTTAAGGAAGCCATGTTTAGTGTGTTGGGTGCATGAAACACAAGAGTGACTACTTGTTTTTATAGTAATCATAGGTGTATGTCTCATTCTTTAATCGGTAATGACGTGGCACTTTATTTACTATAATTCAATATTTCCTTGTGAATTTTCAACATTGTAACCTAATATTTTGTTATCACATGGTGGCGAAGTTTGAAATTGTGTGAATTGGAAAATGTGTCCTTTCAAGTTGCATAATTTTCAATCACTAATTACATATTCCAAAAATGTGTCCTTTCAAAGACTATTTTTGTCTAACAAAGATTGTctaaaaatggatgaaaaatacTAACAGAGACGTGAAATACAGTCACATACATtactaaatttatttaattattatatattgatACACCCTTTCACTCACTCCTTTGGCTTAGTGAAAATTTTGACTTAAATCTGCATTAGTTGAAACTTAAGATTTATATTAACGATTCAATGACTTAACAATTTTTTGGTTGCAAACGGCAATTCTTAACATATCGACTTCCTACCGGCACATACTCTTTTTGCTGTCTCAATTTTCGCTTGCCCTTTCCATAACACAAACctacttttaatttaaaaacaaataattaggCCCTTATTTTTTATAAATGCTAGCCATCATCTATGTAACGcacaaagatatatatatatatatatatatatatatatatatatatatatatatatatatatatatatatatatacatatatatatatatatatatatatatatactagaacTAGAGTTGTTGATATAGACTACCCGGTCCTAAACGGACCGGGCTGGACTAAAAGTCCCTAGGTAATATAGACTCGAGATCTATTACCCGAGTCTGGTCCTAGATGAGTTTCGGACTACCTGGCCCTAaatgagtttttttatttaaaaaattaaaattaaaattccataatatttattataaataaaattaaaaattatgtaattttaaatataatacatttttaaatactatattatctcgtataaatactataatgtgtttctaaatacaatatgtctaaattgtataaaatgatatttgaatatttattataagagaaaactaATATAGtacgatgaaaaaatgttgattatattaatgtataatatttaaaagagaaagattgaataaaatagagatgaaatttagtgaagtgagaaaaatcaatatactATTTTAGAGtgagataatataaatattaatatatttttttcaaaaattataattatgCAGGCCAAATGGGCTATCCACGGCTTATATGGGCTGGTCCAaatgggtagcgggcttttcaaggctgggctaaaaagaccctgaaaaatatgggctctaattttaaggccaaAACCCTACGATTTTTTGGGCCTGACGGGTCGGCCCATATGGGGTAAcctattttgacagctctagctgTAACCATAGTTGATGTTAATTGATGATGTTGGACTCTTACAACAGTTATGTTAATCTCTAGAACAGTGGTGCGGAGTGGACTTGGTGGTTGTAGCGGTGAAATGTGTGAGGCTAGAGCCATTGATGGACTTAACTCAGATattttaacagagtcgccaccgcactttatttttgttattgttataaaaaactgtttttgtgttttttttaatagagtgggaggatgaaaaaagaagattttaaaagtgagataagacatcgcatct
It encodes:
- the LOC131640698 gene encoding repetitive proline-rich cell wall protein 2-like, coding for MASLTFLVSLLLALVIPHGFANYETPPIYQPPVKTPPIYKPPVEKPPVYKPPVEKSPVYKPPVEKPPVYKPPVEKPPVYKPPVEKPPVYKPPTEKPPVYKPPVEKPPVYKPPVKNPHVYRPPVEKPPVYKPPVEKPPTYKPPVEKPPIYKSPVGYQPPVYTPPPY